One part of the Bacillus sp. FJAT-45350 genome encodes these proteins:
- a CDS encoding ABC transporter permease — protein sequence MDLFINGFQRAIEMILTGDREVFEITFTTLKVCLTAIFISTLFGLPIGVLLGLRTFPGKRLLMVFVNIGMGLPPVVAGLYITMLLWRSGPLGHLGFLYTTQAIIIAQILVSLPIIIGLTAAAFQQIDNKMLLQLKALGATNFQRVIILLRETKLAIMAAIMAGLGRVLAEVGAAMMVGGNIKGDTRILTTAMVMEVSKGNFDVAIALSFILMTLAFIITFILTSLQQRKNKL from the coding sequence ATGGATTTATTTATTAATGGGTTCCAAAGGGCAATTGAAATGATTCTAACGGGTGATCGAGAAGTTTTCGAGATCACCTTTACGACGTTAAAGGTCTGCTTAACTGCGATTTTCATAAGTACTCTTTTTGGTCTACCAATTGGTGTATTATTAGGGCTAAGAACGTTTCCGGGTAAGAGACTGCTCATGGTGTTTGTTAATATTGGTATGGGCTTACCACCTGTTGTGGCAGGATTGTATATCACGATGTTACTATGGCGTTCTGGACCACTTGGTCATTTAGGTTTTCTCTATACAACCCAAGCAATCATTATAGCTCAGATCCTCGTCTCACTTCCAATTATTATCGGACTAACTGCAGCTGCCTTTCAACAAATTGATAACAAAATGCTTTTGCAATTAAAAGCACTTGGGGCAACGAACTTTCAGCGTGTAATAATACTGCTCAGAGAGACTAAGCTTGCTATCATGGCAGCAATTATGGCAGGACTTGGTAGGGTACTTGCTGAAGTGGGAGCTGCTATGATGGTTGGCGGAAACATAAAAGGGGATACGAGAATTTTAACAACAGCAATGGTAATGGAAGTGTCAAAAGGGAATTTTGATGTAGCAATTGCCCTATCATTTATTTTAATGACATTAGCCTTTATCATTACATTTATCCTAACCTCATTACAGCAAAGGAAGAACAAACTATGA
- a CDS encoding ATP-binding cassette domain-containing protein, with protein MNILELKDIQVNVRKQEIIDIDYFAIEKGDVVGIIGPNGAGKSTLLKIAAFLQSPTSGAVFYNGTEHNSDSLPLEVRRRFAVAMQQSLLLEGTVFDNIAIGLKLRKVHKKIINNKVPYWLEKFHISHLANKSAGSLSGGEAQRVNLARALILEPEILFLDEPFSALDFPTKAELIQDFKEILQQTNTTTIFVSHDLFEIKHLTQKLSVIIDGEVKQYGMTMDVIEEPNEGSTPFLQKWKELYSL; from the coding sequence ATGAATATATTAGAGTTGAAAGATATTCAAGTAAATGTACGAAAGCAGGAAATAATAGACATCGACTACTTTGCTATTGAAAAAGGAGATGTTGTAGGAATTATCGGTCCAAACGGGGCAGGTAAAAGCACTTTATTAAAAATTGCTGCTTTTTTACAATCACCAACTTCAGGAGCAGTCTTTTATAATGGTACAGAGCATAATAGTGACTCTCTTCCTTTAGAAGTAAGGAGACGATTTGCTGTTGCAATGCAACAATCACTACTTTTAGAAGGAACAGTTTTTGATAATATAGCAATCGGATTAAAGCTACGAAAAGTACATAAAAAGATAATTAATAATAAAGTCCCTTATTGGTTAGAAAAATTTCATATCTCACATTTAGCAAATAAAAGCGCTGGTTCCTTATCCGGGGGAGAAGCTCAACGTGTCAACTTAGCCAGAGCGCTAATCTTGGAACCTGAAATTTTATTTTTAGATGAACCATTTTCAGCGCTTGATTTTCCTACGAAGGCCGAATTAATCCAAGATTTCAAAGAAATTCTACAGCAAACGAATACGACCACGATTTTTGTTAGCCATGACTTATTCGAAATTAAGCATCTCACTCAAAAGCTGAGTGTCATCATTGATGGAGAGGTAAAGCAGTACGGTATGACGATGGACGTGATTGAAGAGCCGAATGAAGGGTCAACACCGTTCTTGCAGAAGTGGAAGGAATTGTATTCACTTTAG
- a CDS encoding ThiF family adenylyltransferase: MGLFNKKTQELLKEKTVAIIGVGALGTVAAYHIARAGIGTVRLIDRDFVELSNLQRQMLFDEDDVKQNLPKVIAAQQKLNLITGVNIQPCINDVNATSIEELVGDCDLIIDATDNMATRFLINDVSIKHNIPWVYGGAIHSRGMFFSIIPDETPCLQCLFPGSYEQHGETCDTVGVLGPLVNIIASYQVIEACKILLGYKKYVNKQLNQIDTWNFDYDEIPIEYSQNPECPCCANRNFTYLENQENEMFISQLCGRDSIQITPSRKTKLDLQKWAKKWEAIGNVTITPFLLRLDYSPYQLTLFQDGRLLIKGAQTETEAKNIYARFIGH; the protein is encoded by the coding sequence ATGGGGCTATTTAATAAAAAAACTCAAGAACTACTAAAAGAAAAAACAGTAGCAATTATTGGAGTTGGTGCACTGGGGACGGTTGCTGCTTATCACATCGCAAGAGCAGGGATTGGCACTGTTCGATTAATAGACCGTGACTTTGTTGAGTTAAGTAATTTACAAAGGCAGATGCTATTCGATGAAGATGATGTGAAACAAAATCTACCTAAAGTAATTGCAGCACAACAAAAGCTTAATTTAATTACAGGTGTGAACATTCAACCCTGTATCAATGATGTAAACGCTACTTCAATAGAGGAATTAGTTGGAGATTGTGATTTGATTATTGATGCGACTGATAATATGGCAACTAGATTTTTGATTAACGATGTAAGTATAAAACATAACATACCGTGGGTTTATGGAGGTGCAATTCATTCTAGAGGGATGTTTTTCTCAATCATTCCTGATGAAACTCCTTGCTTACAATGCTTATTCCCTGGTTCTTATGAACAACATGGTGAAACATGTGATACGGTTGGGGTACTTGGGCCATTAGTAAACATAATTGCTTCGTACCAAGTAATAGAAGCTTGTAAAATTCTCCTAGGTTATAAGAAATACGTAAACAAGCAGTTAAATCAAATTGATACATGGAACTTTGACTACGATGAAATCCCAATCGAATACTCTCAAAATCCTGAATGCCCTTGCTGTGCAAATAGGAACTTCACCTATCTTGAAAATCAAGAAAATGAAATGTTCATATCACAACTCTGCGGACGAGATAGTATCCAAATCACACCATCAAGAAAAACAAAGCTAGACTTACAGAAATGGGCAAAAAAATGGGAAGCTATCGGAAACGTAACAATAACTCCCTTCCTACTCAGACTAGACTACAGCCCCTACCAACTAACCCTATTCCAAGACGGCCGCCTCCTAATAAAAGGAGCCCAAACCGAAACCGAAGCAAAAAATATCTATGCAAGATTTATAGGACACTAA
- a CDS encoding substrate-binding domain-containing protein, with protein MNALTYTPDEVAQLFKISKHTVYELIKRGELNAFKVGNKMRIEADEVTRYKKSTQANQTTNNQSIESPPIRLMGSHDFLIEQLTRFVDQHENSLQIQPSYIGSFEGLMMLYRGLADVCALHMFDPNSKEYNVPFIKQFFVLEKMTVVRLASREQGFIVAKGNPKGITNFKDLTKKEITYVNRQRGSGTRLLVDSFLYEQGIDPKRISGYEREEWTHLSTATYIANGKADVAFGIRPAAEQLGLDFISIVEEDFDIVFRWTKENETALTTLLELVCSKEFSDSISVLPGYHTSKLGDIIFDTRGR; from the coding sequence TTGAACGCTTTAACCTATACACCAGATGAAGTAGCACAACTTTTTAAAATATCAAAACATACCGTCTACGAACTCATTAAGCGAGGTGAGTTAAACGCATTTAAAGTCGGAAACAAAATGAGAATTGAAGCAGATGAGGTTACGCGTTACAAGAAAAGCACACAAGCAAACCAAACTACAAACAACCAATCTATCGAAAGTCCTCCGATTCGTCTAATGGGGAGTCACGACTTCCTCATTGAACAACTTACAAGATTTGTAGATCAACATGAAAACTCGCTTCAAATTCAACCAAGTTATATAGGGAGCTTTGAAGGGTTAATGATGCTTTACCGAGGATTAGCTGATGTATGTGCACTTCATATGTTCGACCCGAACTCTAAAGAGTATAATGTCCCATTTATCAAACAGTTCTTTGTTCTTGAAAAAATGACAGTCGTCCGTTTAGCATCAAGAGAACAGGGCTTTATCGTAGCAAAAGGCAACCCAAAAGGAATCACTAACTTCAAAGACTTAACAAAAAAAGAAATAACTTATGTTAATAGACAAAGAGGCTCTGGCACAAGACTCCTAGTTGATTCGTTTCTTTATGAGCAAGGTATAGACCCAAAACGAATTAGCGGGTATGAAAGAGAGGAATGGACACATCTTTCAACAGCAACTTATATTGCTAACGGAAAAGCAGATGTAGCTTTTGGAATCCGTCCGGCTGCGGAGCAACTTGGGTTAGACTTTATATCAATAGTTGAAGAAGATTTTGATATCGTCTTTCGCTGGACAAAGGAAAATGAGACTGCGCTAACAACTTTGTTAGAGCTAGTTTGTTCAAAGGAATTTTCAGATAGTATTTCGGTGTTACCTGGGTATCACACGAGCAAATTAGGAGACATCATATTTGATACGAGAGGAAGATAA
- a CDS encoding ubiquitin-like small modifier protein 1, whose product MEIKVFADFRVICGGKFVSLENVEGKPILDVLNQLISRFPDMKEELFTETFEIKPLVHVFINGKNILYLNGLNSIVSESDTVALFPPVAGG is encoded by the coding sequence ATGGAAATAAAGGTATTTGCTGATTTTCGTGTGATTTGTGGTGGGAAATTCGTATCGCTTGAGAATGTAGAGGGTAAACCAATACTCGACGTATTAAATCAATTAATCTCTCGATTTCCGGATATGAAGGAAGAATTGTTTACAGAAACTTTTGAAATCAAGCCACTTGTCCATGTATTTATTAACGGTAAAAATATTCTGTACTTAAATGGACTTAATTCAATAGTTTCTGAATCCGATACAGTAGCATTGTTTCCTCCAGTAGCCGGGGGGTGA
- a CDS encoding HD-GYP domain-containing protein, which produces MRLLTLDRCQAGIKLGKSIYSDNGTVLLSKGTELTDPLLKKLHKYKIFTIYVEDDASDGIDIIDSLPLELRNEAVNQVTEGLNTIAGLNSPTIEGMMKAGRTVRSFQKIFKDIVSCLSENPTALNLLATTKIQEHYVYQHSVNVAIYSCQLAIANGLPLKNIEEIGLGAMLHDLGKLYISADILNKPDKLTKDEFEQIKTHSELGFGVLRKIHEIPLTVSHCALQHHERVDGTGYPRNLKEKEIHSYAKILSVADVFDALTSYRVYRPAMLPHKAIELLYAGAGSQFDNKQVHLFKDCVAIYPQGLTVTLNDGRQGIVSKYNFGVVGRPVVRIIKEEKRDVTPYELDLSAANNLRFEITEADALL; this is translated from the coding sequence ATGCGTTTACTAACGTTAGATAGATGTCAAGCTGGGATTAAACTAGGAAAGTCGATTTATAGTGATAATGGAACTGTATTATTATCGAAAGGAACTGAACTAACGGATCCTTTACTTAAGAAATTACATAAATATAAAATATTCACCATCTATGTTGAAGATGATGCTTCAGATGGAATTGATATTATTGATTCTTTGCCATTGGAGCTTCGAAATGAGGCTGTAAACCAAGTAACAGAGGGACTAAATACAATAGCAGGTTTAAATTCACCAACAATTGAGGGAATGATGAAAGCGGGACGAACAGTGCGAAGCTTTCAAAAAATATTTAAAGATATAGTTTCCTGCCTATCAGAGAATCCAACAGCTCTCAATCTATTAGCAACAACCAAAATACAGGAGCATTATGTCTACCAGCATAGTGTAAACGTTGCCATTTATTCATGCCAACTAGCAATCGCAAATGGATTACCTCTTAAAAACATTGAAGAAATAGGTTTAGGAGCTATGCTTCATGATCTTGGTAAGCTCTATATTTCAGCAGATATACTAAATAAACCAGATAAATTAACTAAGGACGAGTTTGAACAAATAAAAACCCATTCTGAATTGGGCTTTGGCGTATTGAGAAAAATACACGAAATTCCACTCACTGTTTCCCACTGTGCGCTTCAGCATCATGAAAGGGTGGATGGGACGGGGTATCCAAGAAATTTAAAGGAAAAAGAAATACATAGTTATGCAAAAATACTAAGTGTTGCTGATGTGTTTGATGCATTAACGAGCTACAGAGTGTATCGACCTGCGATGCTTCCTCATAAGGCAATTGAGCTCTTATATGCAGGAGCTGGCTCACAGTTTGATAATAAACAAGTTCATTTATTTAAAGACTGTGTTGCTATTTATCCTCAAGGTCTAACGGTTACATTAAATGATGGTCGCCAAGGAATAGTATCAAAATATAATTTTGGAGTTGTTGGTAGACCTGTCGTACGAATTATTAAAGAAGAAAAAAGAGATGTTACACCATATGAGCTAGACTTATCAGCTGCTAATAATTTACGGTTTGAGATTACAGAAGCAGATGCGTTACTATAA
- a CDS encoding substrate-binding domain-containing protein, whose amino-acid sequence MKRRISILVILVLVTLLAACQSGEEASQSPESELILATTTSTQDSGLLDVLVPLFEEQYNLRVKTIAVGTGQALAMGEQGEADALLTHAPDAEVKLLETEDVLNRKRVMYNDFVIVGPKSDPASINSEDISSAYEKIHETKATFVSRGDDSGTHKMELSLWSDTSLDPQNEDWYMETGQGMGNTLRVAAERDGYVLTDRATYLAHAKNFDHMVIHVEGDESLLNIYHVMQVNDSKHELVNGRAGALFVEFMVSDVAQDIIRQFGIEEYGQPLFFNYTE is encoded by the coding sequence GTGAAACGAAGAATATCAATTTTAGTAATACTAGTATTAGTTACTTTATTAGCCGCATGCCAAAGTGGTGAGGAGGCAAGTCAATCACCAGAGTCGGAATTAATCCTAGCAACGACAACAAGTACACAGGATAGTGGTTTACTAGATGTGTTAGTTCCTCTATTTGAAGAACAGTATAATCTTCGAGTAAAAACTATTGCAGTAGGTACAGGACAAGCCTTAGCAATGGGTGAGCAAGGTGAGGCAGACGCCCTTCTAACACATGCCCCTGATGCTGAAGTGAAGTTACTTGAAACAGAGGACGTCTTAAATCGTAAACGTGTGATGTACAACGACTTTGTTATTGTTGGACCGAAAAGTGACCCAGCATCTATCAACAGTGAAGATATAAGCAGTGCATACGAAAAAATTCACGAAACAAAAGCAACGTTTGTCTCACGTGGAGATGACTCTGGTACGCACAAAATGGAGTTATCGCTTTGGTCTGATACTAGTCTAGATCCTCAGAATGAAGATTGGTACATGGAGACTGGACAAGGAATGGGGAACACATTACGTGTAGCAGCTGAAAGAGATGGTTATGTGTTAACAGACCGAGCTACATATCTCGCTCATGCGAAAAATTTTGATCATATGGTTATTCATGTAGAAGGTGATGAGAGCCTTTTAAATATTTATCATGTCATGCAAGTAAACGATTCTAAGCATGAACTTGTCAATGGTAGAGCAGGAGCTTTATTCGTTGAATTTATGGTTAGTGATGTAGCGCAAGATATTATTCGTCAATTTGGAATAGAAGAATACGGGCAGCCACTATTTTTTAACTATACAGAATAA
- a CDS encoding molybdopterin biosynthesis protein, producing MAAKVKRKIYLEDRPREVALKQLLDEFQTPQQVELVQTIEARGRITAEPIYATLSMPHFHASAMDGIAVVAEETYGAHEKHPLQLTEELDFIYIDTGDPIPDRFNAVIMIEHVQELAQGTIEIIEPATPWQHIRPVGEDVVSGEMLFPQGHCLRPVDLGALLAGGILTIPTVKKPTVAVIPTGSELVEPTLDVKRGDIIEFNGRVFENYLHEWGANPVYKGIIKDEPDHIRQAILDATEDSDIVIINAGSSAGSEDYTVHIIGELGEVFTHGVATRPGKPVVLGKVRDTIVIGLPGYPVSAYLTMEWFVQPLVCKYLGIPTPKRETLKVTLGRRIVSTMGSEDFIRMNIGYVNGQYIANPLTRGAGVTMSLVRADGLLVVPSHSQGHEQGEEVEIELYKPITEINNSILFSGSHDLSLDVLSSLIRQEDHSKQLISSHTGSMAGIMAIKKGEAHVAGIHLLHSESGEYNAPYVKQYLKDEEVVLVKFLQREQGWIVPKGNPKGIGSIEDIISKEALYVNRQRGAGTRLLFDYLLDQEGINREEIKGYSREMYTHLSIGAAVKSGSADTGLGIYSAASALGLDFVPVSYESYDLLMSKEFYESTSGQALINTMKSESFRNKLEALGGYKFDNIGTAISF from the coding sequence ATGGCAGCTAAAGTAAAAAGAAAAATTTATCTAGAGGACAGACCAAGAGAAGTAGCACTTAAGCAGCTACTAGATGAATTTCAAACACCACAGCAAGTTGAATTGGTTCAAACGATAGAAGCAAGAGGAAGGATTACGGCTGAACCAATTTATGCCACTCTTTCAATGCCTCATTTTCATGCCTCTGCTATGGACGGAATTGCTGTAGTCGCAGAAGAGACGTACGGTGCTCATGAAAAGCACCCACTACAGTTAACTGAGGAACTAGATTTTATTTACATTGACACTGGTGATCCAATTCCAGACCGATTTAATGCAGTTATTATGATTGAGCATGTACAGGAGCTGGCACAAGGCACGATCGAAATAATTGAGCCTGCAACACCTTGGCAGCATATTAGGCCTGTTGGTGAAGATGTAGTTAGTGGCGAAATGCTGTTTCCACAAGGGCATTGTTTGCGGCCTGTTGACTTAGGGGCGCTACTAGCAGGTGGAATTTTGACAATTCCAACGGTCAAAAAGCCAACTGTTGCTGTTATCCCAACAGGAAGTGAATTAGTTGAACCTACACTCGACGTGAAACGTGGCGACATTATTGAATTTAATGGGAGAGTTTTTGAAAACTATTTACATGAATGGGGAGCAAATCCCGTATATAAAGGGATTATCAAAGATGAACCTGACCATATTAGACAAGCCATCCTTGATGCAACAGAGGACTCAGATATAGTAATTATTAACGCTGGCTCATCAGCTGGTTCTGAAGATTATACAGTTCATATAATTGGAGAATTAGGAGAAGTCTTTACTCATGGTGTGGCGACACGTCCTGGTAAGCCAGTTGTATTAGGGAAAGTAAGAGACACAATTGTTATCGGCTTACCTGGTTATCCTGTCTCTGCTTATTTAACAATGGAATGGTTTGTACAACCTTTAGTCTGTAAGTATCTCGGAATCCCCACACCTAAAAGAGAAACATTAAAAGTAACATTAGGTAGAAGAATAGTTTCTACTATGGGATCTGAGGATTTTATTCGAATGAATATTGGGTATGTAAATGGTCAATACATTGCAAATCCACTAACAAGAGGTGCAGGAGTGACAATGTCTCTTGTGAGAGCAGACGGTTTGCTCGTCGTACCGAGTCATTCCCAAGGACATGAGCAGGGAGAAGAAGTGGAAATAGAATTATATAAACCTATAACCGAGATTAATAACTCTATATTATTTTCTGGAAGTCACGATTTATCACTAGATGTATTGTCATCATTAATACGCCAAGAGGATCACTCAAAGCAATTAATTTCTTCCCATACTGGTAGTATGGCTGGAATTATGGCGATTAAAAAGGGAGAGGCTCATGTAGCCGGTATCCACCTTTTACACAGTGAATCAGGAGAGTATAATGCTCCGTACGTAAAGCAGTACTTAAAAGATGAAGAGGTTGTACTCGTTAAATTTTTACAAAGAGAACAAGGGTGGATAGTACCAAAGGGGAACCCGAAAGGAATTGGCTCAATTGAAGACATTATTTCAAAAGAAGCCTTATATGTAAACCGTCAAAGAGGTGCAGGTACTAGACTACTTTTTGATTATTTGCTAGACCAAGAAGGAATCAACCGAGAAGAAATAAAAGGATACTCACGGGAAATGTACACACATTTAAGTATTGGAGCTGCTGTAAAAAGCGGTTCTGCTGATACTGGACTCGGGATTTACTCAGCTGCCAGTGCATTAGGACTTGACTTTGTACCGGTTTCTTATGAATCATACGATTTATTAATGAGCAAAGAGTTTTATGAAAGTACTTCAGGACAAGCATTAATAAACACGATGAAGAGCGAGTCTTTCCGAAACAAATTAGAAGCTTTAGGTGGCTATAAATTTGATAACATAGGAACTGCTATCTCCTTCTAA
- a CDS encoding molybdopterin molybdotransferase MoeA encodes MLFYEVKSVEETLEIIIDNVKPIKEIITLPLEEALGYILAEDIVSKENVPSFSRSTVDGYAVHARDTFGSSESMPAFLNVTGEIHMGEEATTELGFGEAMYIPTGGMVPPGCDSIIMIEHCEDINGLLNTYKQVAPGENIIIAGEDVEENETLLEKGTKLRPQELGVLGSVGITRVNVYRKVKVGYLSSGDEIMPYETEALQAGQVRDINQLTILAMSKELNADIVNGGIVPDDYDIFYSKAKELYDQVDLLVMSGGSSVGAKDYTTDVISALGEPGVLVHGVSVKPGKPTIFGIGNGKPILGLPGHPASAMVIYKLFGERIITVLTGMSEKDLPTKVEAIISQNLPSSAGRSDYIRVRIIKEDNKWVAYPVLGKSGLISTLVSSDGMVEVPSVKEGIRQGETVSVYLFR; translated from the coding sequence ATGTTATTTTATGAAGTGAAATCCGTTGAAGAAACGTTAGAAATTATAATAGATAATGTTAAGCCTATAAAAGAAATTATTACATTACCACTTGAAGAGGCACTTGGATATATTTTAGCTGAAGATATTGTCTCGAAAGAAAATGTTCCAAGTTTTAGTCGTTCAACTGTTGATGGTTATGCAGTTCATGCAAGAGACACATTCGGATCCTCTGAATCTATGCCTGCTTTCTTAAATGTAACAGGGGAAATTCATATGGGAGAAGAAGCGACAACTGAGCTTGGATTTGGTGAAGCAATGTATATACCAACTGGTGGTATGGTCCCTCCTGGATGCGATAGTATTATTATGATTGAGCATTGCGAAGATATTAACGGTCTATTAAACACATATAAACAAGTAGCACCTGGTGAAAACATTATCATTGCAGGGGAAGATGTAGAAGAAAATGAAACACTTCTTGAAAAGGGTACAAAACTAAGACCTCAGGAACTCGGAGTATTAGGTTCAGTTGGAATTACACGTGTCAACGTTTACCGAAAAGTAAAAGTAGGGTATCTATCATCAGGGGATGAGATTATGCCTTACGAAACAGAAGCGTTACAAGCTGGTCAAGTACGAGATATTAATCAGTTAACGATATTAGCGATGTCTAAAGAGTTAAATGCAGATATTGTTAATGGAGGGATCGTTCCTGATGACTATGATATATTCTATTCAAAGGCGAAGGAACTTTATGACCAAGTTGATTTACTTGTCATGTCAGGTGGTAGTTCCGTTGGGGCAAAGGATTATACGACAGATGTCATTTCTGCTCTAGGTGAGCCAGGGGTTCTTGTTCATGGTGTGTCAGTTAAGCCCGGAAAGCCAACCATCTTTGGAATTGGTAACGGAAAACCAATTCTAGGGTTACCAGGACACCCCGCATCAGCAATGGTGATTTATAAGCTTTTTGGTGAACGAATTATTACTGTTCTAACAGGAATGTCAGAAAAGGATTTACCAACTAAAGTAGAAGCTATAATTTCACAAAATCTACCATCAAGTGCTGGACGGTCTGATTATATTCGTGTTCGTATTATAAAGGAAGACAATAAGTGGGTAGCTTATCCAGTTCTAGGTAAATCAGGATTGATTTCAACGCTTGTATCTAGTGATGGAATGGTCGAAGTACCTTCAGTAAAAGAAGGCATTAGGCAAGGTGAAACTGTATCAGTGTATTTATTTCGATAG
- a CDS encoding aldehyde ferredoxin oxidoreductase family protein, which produces MNLGGYRNHEAWVDLTEGTVQYKKLNEDDVKKYVGARGLGVKYLMDQKVYNVDPLSADNMLCIMTGPLTGTRIHMSGRLCTVTRSPLTGTITDSHMGGWTAARLKWAGFDNLIFTGKSNKPVYLYVENGVAELKDASDLWGQGVRGTIKALQDKHGDNTSVMAIGPAGENLVKYAGWMNEMDRAAGRGGSGTVAGSKNLKAIVIKAAQKGNMPQPAQPDKYPAAIKSGLNAIINGPLTAPKKGGLSVYGTNVLMNITNTIGALPAKNSQFTTFETADEISGESVNAEIKIADPTCHACPVACKIEVEVKEGKYKTKVESFEYESAWALGPNCGTSNKEAVAFLINLCNEYGMDTIELGNAFSTAMEAYEKGLTQDRLDWGDVDTMINWVEKIVNREGIGNILADGPGIAAKHFGDPNIAMVVKNQSIPAYDPRGIQGIGLGFATSNRGACHLRGYSVASEVAGIPEPTNRLETEGKGELLKIFQDLHAFSDSLDLCKFSAFAENPDHYAEQYSAVVGIDLTGDEILKIGERVYNLERYFNNLAGFDGSTDTLPQRFLTEPAQGGSEGEVSQLPIMLKDYYEVRGWVDGTVPPEKLKELDIPEAEIGA; this is translated from the coding sequence ATGAATCTGGGTGGATATAGAAACCACGAGGCCTGGGTAGATTTAACAGAAGGTACTGTTCAGTACAAGAAGTTAAATGAAGATGATGTAAAGAAATATGTTGGTGCAAGAGGGTTAGGTGTGAAATACTTAATGGACCAAAAGGTGTATAATGTTGATCCTCTTTCAGCAGATAACATGCTTTGTATCATGACTGGGCCTTTGACTGGAACAAGAATCCATATGAGTGGTCGTTTGTGTACTGTTACTCGTTCACCACTTACAGGGACTATCACAGATTCACATATGGGGGGCTGGACAGCTGCACGCCTTAAATGGGCAGGTTTTGATAACCTAATCTTTACAGGTAAAAGCAATAAGCCTGTCTACTTATATGTAGAAAATGGTGTAGCAGAATTAAAAGACGCATCTGATTTATGGGGACAAGGTGTAAGAGGTACGATTAAAGCATTACAAGACAAACATGGTGATAATACTAGTGTTATGGCCATCGGACCTGCAGGTGAGAACTTAGTTAAATACGCTGGCTGGATGAATGAGATGGATCGTGCAGCTGGTCGTGGTGGTTCTGGAACAGTAGCTGGTTCAAAAAACCTTAAAGCAATCGTAATTAAAGCAGCGCAAAAAGGAAATATGCCTCAGCCCGCACAACCAGATAAATATCCTGCAGCAATTAAAAGTGGGTTAAATGCTATTATTAATGGTCCTTTAACTGCACCGAAAAAGGGTGGACTATCTGTTTATGGTACAAACGTACTAATGAATATTACAAATACAATTGGTGCGTTACCAGCGAAAAATTCGCAATTTACAACGTTTGAAACAGCTGATGAAATTAGTGGTGAGAGCGTTAATGCGGAAATTAAGATTGCCGATCCAACATGTCATGCATGTCCTGTTGCTTGTAAAATTGAAGTAGAAGTAAAAGAAGGTAAATACAAAACAAAGGTAGAAAGCTTTGAATATGAGTCAGCTTGGGCACTAGGTCCAAACTGTGGAACTTCAAATAAAGAAGCTGTTGCTTTCTTAATTAACCTTTGTAATGAATACGGCATGGATACAATCGAATTAGGAAATGCTTTCTCAACAGCGATGGAAGCATATGAAAAAGGGTTAACACAAGATCGTCTTGATTGGGGCGATGTAGATACGATGATTAACTGGGTTGAAAAGATTGTTAATCGTGAGGGCATTGGTAATATTTTAGCTGATGGACCTGGTATCGCAGCGAAGCACTTCGGTGATCCAAACATTGCAATGGTTGTTAAAAACCAATCGATCCCAGCATACGATCCTCGTGGTATTCAAGGTATCGGTTTAGGATTTGCGACTAGTAACCGTGGTGCATGTCATTTAAGAGGGTACAGTGTAGCGAGTGAGGTTGCGGGTATTCCTGAGCCTACGAACCGACTTGAAACAGAAGGTAAGGGAGAATTACTTAAAATATTCCAAGACTTGCATGCATTCTCTGATTCTTTGGATTTATGTAAATTCTCTGCGTTTGCGGAAAATCCTGATCACTATGCAGAGCAATACTCAGCAGTTGTTGGTATTGACTTAACAGGTGACGAAATTCTAAAAATTGGTGAAAGAGTGTATAACCTAGAGCGTTATTTTAATAATTTAGCAGGGTTTGACGGGTCAACTGATACTCTTCCACAAAGATTCCTTACTGAGCCAGCTCAAGGTGGGTCTGAAGGAGAGGTAAGTCAATTACCTATTATGCTAAAAGATTATTATGAAGTAAGAGGCTGGGTTGATGGAACAGTTCCACCAGAAAAATTAAAGGAACTTGACATACCAGAAGCTGAAATCGGAGCATAA